One window from the genome of Candidatus Zixiibacteriota bacterium encodes:
- a CDS encoding sigma-70 family RNA polymerase sigma factor, whose protein sequence is MTESINILWRRVVDGDRAAWADLVRQFAPLVMTVAVRSGLSAPDAEDCGQQVWLALYRTRKNVRDPARLPAWLIQTTRRRAVRMRQQQSARRQVEADAPEAASLCLPDDQVVQLEQAAILEGALARLEPRCRDLLRKLFFSPGGTTYAEIARHFGLSPNALGPLRSRCLARLRKILAELGYPVD, encoded by the coding sequence GTGACCGAGAGTATCAACATTCTCTGGCGGCGAGTGGTCGACGGCGACCGGGCCGCCTGGGCCGACCTCGTGCGGCAGTTTGCCCCGCTAGTTATGACGGTGGCGGTGCGCAGCGGGCTGAGTGCGCCCGATGCGGAGGACTGCGGGCAGCAGGTGTGGCTGGCGCTGTACCGGACGCGGAAGAATGTGCGCGATCCGGCGCGTCTTCCGGCCTGGCTGATCCAGACGACCCGGCGGCGGGCGGTGCGAATGCGACAGCAGCAATCAGCCCGCCGTCAGGTGGAAGCGGACGCGCCAGAGGCGGCGTCCTTGTGTCTGCCCGACGACCAGGTGGTACAGCTTGAGCAGGCGGCGATTCTCGAGGGGGCGCTAGCGCGGCTCGAGCCGCGCTGCCGGGACTTGCTGCGGAAGCTCTTTTTCTCGCCGGGCGGGACGACCTACGCGGAAATCGCCCGGCACTTCGGCCTCTCCCCCAACGCGCTGGGACCGTTGCGCTCGCGGTGTCTGGCGCGCCTGCGAAAAATCCTTGCCGAACTGGGCTACCCGGTGGACTAA
- a CDS encoding zf-HC2 domain-containing protein, which translates to MHVNVTDLLLFLDGKLSGDRRDVVQGHLAECEFCREFLEGLQDTQVVGESDREPIPPPAMQLRDRIYNEALRGRVIPMTPMAPAAPPQEYLLAADGRPEERPAVECLREYFSESPEMVLRVMRSAPDRRQWVQLVTDDPRQAAHVLLRLPDIQKELLTDSAGRADLSDVADADIEALKWEVKLPDVSFTLDELAYDPDRTEYGGETVLESSRADRVRLRFEGKTEGKLVTLEFLNLVGIDEKDALRVYVIEGTEAHALEAPQAGRASFRLSGSPKSLSIRLFKA; encoded by the coding sequence GTGCACGTGAACGTGACTGATTTGCTCCTGTTTCTCGACGGGAAGCTATCCGGCGACCGCAGGGATGTGGTGCAGGGGCATCTCGCTGAGTGCGAGTTCTGCCGGGAATTCCTTGAAGGACTTCAGGATACGCAGGTTGTGGGCGAGTCCGACCGGGAGCCGATCCCCCCACCGGCTATGCAGTTGCGCGACCGCATATATAATGAGGCTCTGCGCGGACGGGTGATTCCGATGACCCCCATGGCGCCGGCCGCCCCCCCGCAGGAGTACCTCCTGGCCGCCGATGGCCGCCCGGAGGAGCGGCCCGCCGTCGAGTGCCTTCGCGAGTATTTCTCCGAAAGCCCCGAAATGGTCCTCCGCGTCATGCGCAGCGCCCCCGACCGGCGGCAGTGGGTCCAGTTGGTGACCGATGATCCCCGGCAGGCTGCGCACGTGCTCCTCCGCCTGCCCGACATACAGAAAGAGCTCCTCACCGACTCGGCCGGCCGGGCCGACCTCTCCGATGTCGCTGATGCCGACATCGAAGCGCTCAAGTGGGAGGTGAAGCTCCCCGATGTCTCGTTCACGCTCGATGAACTCGCGTATGATCCCGACCGGACCGAATACGGCGGGGAGACCGTTCTCGAAAGCTCCCGAGCCGACCGCGTGCGGCTCCGCTTCGAGGGAAAGACGGAGGGGAAGCTGGTGACGCTCGAATTCCTGAACCTCGTCGGCATCGACGAGAAGGACGCCCTCCGGGTGTATGTGATCGAGGGAACCGAGGCCCACGCGCTCGAGGCGCCTCAGGCCGGCCGGGCGTCGTTCCGGCTCTCCGGTTCCCCCAAAAGCCTCTCGATTCGGTTGTTTAAGGCCTAG